One Mycolicibacter sp. MU0083 DNA window includes the following coding sequences:
- a CDS encoding M23 family metallopeptidase, with translation MRPVPSGVRPRRRNEAAVGARRSSVPSSAEVTDIIAFSEFDRFDDATDVLSAPELDDLTDTDNMPVLRLAYPRGGYPDDRHPDRSVSPVPARGGKHRSQPTSAVKSRVMIAAMAAGAAAAAAHAATHPSDDAVSRPAVLAASKTTLNDGTTTTSSHGLQMITVKAAANTVVHNEELAKGMAFAQERAEREARLQRPLFVAPTRGAFTSGFGYRWGVLHAGVDIANSIGTPILAASDGVVIESGPSAGYGMLVKLRHSDGTVTLYGHINRSLVSVGERVMAGDQIAEMGNRGYSTGPHLHFEVLQNGTNRIDPTSWLANRGISFS, from the coding sequence ATGCGTCCGGTTCCAAGCGGGGTTCGCCCGCGCCGCCGGAACGAGGCCGCGGTCGGCGCGCGCCGGTCTTCGGTTCCCAGCTCCGCCGAGGTCACCGACATCATCGCGTTCAGCGAGTTCGACCGCTTCGACGACGCCACCGACGTGCTGTCGGCGCCCGAACTCGACGACCTGACCGACACCGACAACATGCCGGTGCTGCGCCTGGCCTATCCGCGCGGCGGCTACCCGGACGACCGGCACCCCGACCGTTCGGTGTCCCCGGTGCCCGCGCGGGGCGGGAAGCACCGCAGCCAGCCCACCAGCGCCGTCAAGAGCCGCGTGATGATCGCCGCCATGGCAGCCGGTGCGGCCGCCGCGGCCGCCCACGCCGCCACCCACCCCTCCGACGACGCCGTCTCGCGGCCCGCCGTACTGGCGGCCAGCAAGACGACCCTGAACGACGGCACCACCACCACCTCCAGCCACGGCCTGCAGATGATCACGGTCAAGGCGGCCGCCAACACCGTCGTGCACAACGAGGAGTTGGCCAAGGGCATGGCGTTCGCCCAGGAGCGCGCCGAGCGCGAAGCCCGACTGCAGCGCCCGCTGTTCGTCGCACCGACCCGGGGCGCGTTCACCTCGGGCTTCGGTTACCGCTGGGGCGTGCTGCACGCCGGTGTCGACATCGCCAACTCGATCGGTACCCCGATCCTGGCGGCCTCCGACGGCGTGGTCATCGAATCGGGCCCCAGCGCCGGTTACGGCATGCTGGTCAAGCTGCGGCACTCCGACGGCACCGTCACCCTCTACGGCCACATCAACCGGTCGCTGGTCAGCGTCGGTGAGCGCGTGATGGCCGGCGACCAGATCGCCGAGATGGGCAACCGCGGCTACTCCACCGGCCCGCACCTGCATTTCGAGGTGCTGCAGAACGGCACGAACCGGATCGACCCGACGTCGTGGCTGGCCAACCGCGGCATCAGCTTCTCCTGA
- the sucC gene encoding ADP-forming succinate--CoA ligase subunit beta translates to MDLFEYQAKELFAKHNVPTTPGRVTTSAEDAKAIATEIGRPVMVKAQVKVGGRGKAGGVKYAATADDAFTHAQNILGLDIKGHVVKKLLVAEASDIAEEYYISFLLDRSNRTYLAMCSVEGGMEIEEVAATKPERLAKVPVDAVKGVDLAFARSIAEQGHLPAEVLDAAAVTIAKLWEVFIAEDATLVEVNPLVRTPDDQILALDGKVTLDGNAEFRQAGHAEFADLDATDPLEIKAKQHDLNYVKLDGEVGIIGNGAGLVMSTLDVTAYAGEKHGGVKPANFLDIGGGASAEVMAAGLDVILGDSQVKSVFVNVFGGITACDAVANGIVSALEILGDAATKPLVVRLDGNNVDEGRAILAKANHPLVTVVATMDEAADKAAELANAGKDA, encoded by the coding sequence ATGGATCTTTTCGAGTATCAGGCGAAGGAGCTGTTCGCCAAGCACAACGTGCCCACCACCCCCGGCCGGGTAACCACCTCGGCTGAGGACGCCAAGGCCATCGCCACCGAGATCGGTCGTCCGGTCATGGTCAAGGCGCAGGTCAAGGTCGGCGGCCGCGGCAAGGCCGGCGGGGTGAAGTACGCCGCCACCGCCGACGACGCGTTCACCCACGCGCAGAACATCCTCGGTCTGGACATCAAGGGCCACGTCGTCAAGAAGCTGCTGGTGGCCGAGGCGAGCGACATCGCCGAGGAGTACTACATCTCCTTCCTGCTCGACCGTTCCAACCGCACCTACCTGGCCATGTGCTCGGTCGAGGGCGGTATGGAGATCGAAGAGGTCGCCGCCACCAAGCCGGAGCGGTTGGCCAAGGTGCCCGTCGACGCCGTCAAGGGTGTCGACCTGGCGTTCGCCCGCTCGATCGCCGAGCAGGGCCACCTGCCCGCCGAGGTGCTCGACGCCGCGGCCGTGACCATCGCGAAGCTGTGGGAGGTCTTCATCGCCGAAGACGCCACCCTGGTCGAGGTCAACCCCCTGGTGCGCACCCCCGACGACCAGATCCTGGCGCTGGACGGCAAGGTCACCCTGGACGGCAACGCCGAGTTCCGTCAGGCCGGGCACGCCGAGTTCGCCGACCTCGACGCCACCGACCCGCTGGAGATCAAGGCCAAGCAGCACGACCTGAACTACGTCAAGCTCGACGGCGAGGTCGGCATCATCGGCAACGGCGCCGGCCTGGTCATGTCGACCCTGGACGTCACCGCCTACGCGGGTGAGAAGCATGGCGGCGTGAAGCCGGCCAACTTCCTCGACATCGGTGGCGGTGCCTCCGCCGAGGTGATGGCCGCCGGCCTGGACGTCATCCTGGGTGACTCGCAGGTCAAGAGCGTGTTCGTCAACGTGTTCGGCGGCATCACCGCGTGTGACGCGGTCGCCAACGGCATCGTGTCGGCGCTGGAGATCCTCGGCGACGCCGCAACCAAGCCGCTCGTGGTGCGCCTCGACGGAAACAACGTCGATGAGGGCCGGGCGATCCTGGCCAAGGCCAACCACCCGCTGGTGACCGTCGTCGCAACCATGGACGAGGCCGCCGACAAGGCCGCGGAGCTGGCCAACGCTGGAAAGGACGCGTAA
- the sucD gene encoding succinate--CoA ligase subunit alpha yields the protein MSIFVNKDSKVIVQGITGAEATKHTARMLAAGTQIVGGVNARKAGTTVSHKDASGADVELPVFGSVAEAMEKTGADVSIAFVPPAFSKDAMIEAIDAEIPLLVVITEGIPVQDSAYAWAYNVDKGQKTRIIGPNCPGIITPGECLVGITPANISGTGPIGLVSKSGTLTYQMMYELRDFGFSTAIGIGGDPVIGTTHIDAIEAFEKDPETKVIVMIGEIGGDAEERAADYIKANVTKPVVGYVAGFTAPEGKTMGHAGAIVSGSSGTAAAKQEALEAAGVKVGKTPSATAALARQILESL from the coding sequence ATGTCGATCTTCGTCAACAAGGACAGCAAGGTCATCGTCCAGGGCATCACCGGAGCCGAGGCCACCAAGCACACCGCGCGCATGCTGGCCGCCGGCACCCAGATCGTCGGCGGTGTCAACGCCCGTAAGGCCGGCACCACCGTGTCGCACAAGGACGCGAGCGGCGCCGACGTGGAACTGCCGGTGTTCGGCAGCGTCGCCGAGGCCATGGAGAAGACCGGCGCCGACGTGTCGATCGCCTTCGTGCCGCCGGCCTTCTCCAAGGACGCGATGATCGAGGCCATCGACGCCGAGATCCCGCTGCTGGTCGTCATCACCGAGGGCATCCCGGTGCAGGACAGCGCGTACGCGTGGGCCTACAACGTGGACAAGGGACAGAAGACCCGCATCATCGGGCCGAACTGCCCGGGCATCATCACCCCCGGCGAGTGCCTGGTCGGGATCACCCCGGCCAACATCTCCGGCACCGGCCCGATCGGCCTGGTCTCGAAGTCCGGCACGCTGACCTACCAGATGATGTACGAGCTGCGGGACTTCGGCTTCTCCACCGCGATCGGCATCGGTGGTGACCCGGTGATCGGCACCACCCACATCGACGCCATCGAGGCGTTCGAGAAGGACCCCGAGACCAAGGTCATCGTGATGATCGGTGAGATCGGTGGCGACGCCGAGGAGCGGGCCGCCGACTACATCAAGGCCAACGTCACCAAGCCGGTCGTCGGCTACGTGGCCGGGTTCACCGCGCCGGAGGGCAAGACCATGGGCCACGCCGGCGCCATCGTGTCGGGCTCGTCGGGCACCGCGGCCGCCAAGCAGGAGGCCCTGGAGGCCGCCGGTGTGAAGGTGGGCAAGACCCCGTCGGCCACCGCGGCGCTGGCTCGCCAGATCCTCGAGAGCCTGTAA
- a CDS encoding acetyl-CoA acetyltransferase, which yields MIDPRTPVVVGVGQSAERIDDADYRAMSPVQLAAAAAQAALADCGADTEQVASAIDAIVATRAFEISIPKAPAPLGKSNNFPRSVARLIGADPARAVLDKVGGQGPQKLLTEFAGEIVAGAADVVLLCGSDATSTLRHFAKSETKPDFNETVDGQLEDRGYGLEDFVERYTVIHGLTGAPVQYALLENARRAGLGMSKADYLQSMAELFAPMSKIAAKNPFSASPVERSVDELTTVNASNRMICDPYPRLLVARDQVNQGAAALVMSVAAAQRLGVPEDRWVFLHGHADLREQRLLERPDLGAYPAAVAATAEALEMAGIGFGDVAAMDLYSCFAVPVFNICDAFGLAADDPRGLTLTGGLPFFGGAGNNYSMHAIAEAVAFARSAPGKFAFVGANGGMQSKYAAGVYATTPVPWQADRSAELQARADAAAQAVPVTESAEGPATVETYSVRHDWKTPTGIIIGRLDADGTRFLATTEDEDLVALLSDGDPLGASVTVRAFDYGNRCTVR from the coding sequence ATGATCGACCCGCGTACCCCCGTCGTCGTCGGCGTCGGCCAGTCGGCCGAACGCATCGACGACGCCGATTACCGCGCGATGTCGCCGGTGCAGCTGGCAGCGGCGGCCGCGCAGGCGGCCCTGGCGGACTGCGGGGCCGACACCGAGCAGGTCGCGTCCGCCATCGACGCGATCGTGGCCACCCGGGCGTTCGAGATCTCCATTCCCAAAGCCCCTGCGCCGCTGGGCAAGTCGAACAACTTCCCGCGTTCGGTGGCACGGCTGATCGGTGCCGACCCGGCCCGGGCCGTACTGGACAAGGTGGGCGGCCAGGGACCGCAGAAGCTGCTCACCGAATTCGCCGGCGAGATCGTGGCCGGCGCCGCCGACGTGGTGCTGCTGTGCGGATCGGATGCCACCTCCACACTGCGGCACTTCGCCAAGTCCGAGACCAAGCCGGACTTCAACGAGACCGTCGACGGGCAACTCGAGGACCGCGGCTACGGGCTGGAGGACTTCGTCGAGCGCTACACCGTCATCCACGGGCTGACCGGAGCGCCGGTGCAGTACGCCCTGCTGGAGAACGCCCGCCGGGCCGGGCTGGGGATGAGCAAGGCCGACTACCTGCAGTCCATGGCCGAACTGTTCGCCCCGATGTCCAAGATCGCCGCCAAGAACCCGTTCTCGGCTTCGCCGGTGGAGCGGTCGGTCGACGAGCTGACCACGGTCAACGCCAGCAACCGGATGATCTGCGACCCCTACCCGCGCCTGCTGGTGGCCCGCGACCAGGTCAACCAGGGTGCCGCGGCGCTGGTGATGTCGGTGGCGGCCGCCCAACGGTTGGGCGTGCCGGAAGACCGCTGGGTGTTCCTGCACGGCCACGCCGACCTGCGTGAGCAGCGACTGCTGGAGCGCCCCGACCTGGGTGCCTACCCGGCCGCGGTGGCGGCCACCGCCGAGGCCCTCGAGATGGCCGGAATCGGCTTCGGCGACGTCGCGGCGATGGACCTCTACAGCTGCTTCGCGGTGCCGGTGTTCAACATCTGTGACGCCTTCGGGCTGGCCGCCGACGACCCGCGCGGCCTGACGTTGACCGGCGGGCTGCCGTTCTTCGGCGGTGCCGGCAACAACTATTCGATGCATGCGATCGCCGAGGCCGTCGCCTTCGCCCGCAGCGCCCCGGGGAAGTTCGCGTTCGTCGGCGCCAACGGCGGCATGCAGAGCAAGTACGCGGCCGGGGTGTACGCGACCACCCCGGTGCCGTGGCAGGCCGACCGCAGCGCCGAGTTGCAGGCGCGCGCCGACGCCGCCGCGCAGGCCGTCCCGGTCACGGAGAGCGCCGAGGGGCCGGCCACCGTCGAGACCTACAGCGTGCGGCACGACTGGAAGACCCCGACCGGGATCATCATCGGCCGACTCGACGCCGACGGCACCCGGTTCCTGGCCACCACCGAGGACGAAGACCTGGTGGCGTTGCTCTCCGACGGCGACCCGCTGGGTGCGTCGGTGACGGTGCGCGCGTTCGACTACGGCAACCGCTGCACGGTGCGCTGA
- a CDS encoding LLM class F420-dependent oxidoreductase — MDYGLVLFTSDRGIDPAAAAKLADDHGFTTFYVPEHTHIPVKRQAAHPTTGDESLPDDRYMRTLDPWVSLGAACAVTSRVRLSTAVALPVEHDPITLAKSIATLDHLSGGRVSLGVGFGWNTDELADHGVPAGRRRTMLREYLEAMRALWTQEEASYEGEFVNFGPSWAWPKPVQAHVPVLVGAAGTEKNFKWIARSADGWITTPRDFDIDAPVKLLQDTWAAAGRDGAPQIVALDFKPDADKLAHWAEIGVTETLFGLPDRSEAEVAAYVERLAAKLGLSS; from the coding sequence ATGGATTACGGGCTTGTGCTGTTCACCAGTGACCGTGGAATCGACCCGGCGGCCGCCGCGAAACTCGCCGACGACCACGGCTTCACCACCTTCTATGTGCCGGAGCACACGCATATCCCGGTGAAGCGGCAGGCCGCGCATCCGACCACCGGCGACGAATCGCTGCCCGACGACCGCTACATGCGCACCCTGGACCCGTGGGTGAGTCTGGGCGCCGCCTGCGCGGTGACCTCACGGGTGCGGTTGTCCACCGCGGTGGCACTGCCGGTCGAACACGATCCGATCACGCTGGCGAAATCGATCGCCACGCTGGACCACCTGTCCGGCGGACGGGTCAGCCTGGGAGTCGGATTCGGTTGGAACACCGACGAATTGGCCGACCACGGTGTGCCCGCGGGACGGCGCCGCACCATGCTTCGCGAGTACCTGGAGGCGATGCGGGCGCTGTGGACGCAGGAGGAGGCGTCCTACGAGGGCGAGTTCGTGAACTTCGGCCCGAGCTGGGCTTGGCCCAAGCCGGTGCAGGCCCACGTACCGGTGCTGGTCGGTGCGGCCGGCACCGAGAAGAACTTCAAGTGGATCGCGCGCAGCGCCGACGGCTGGATCACCACACCGCGCGACTTCGACATCGATGCGCCGGTGAAGTTGCTGCAGGACACCTGGGCGGCCGCCGGCCGGGACGGCGCGCCGCAGATCGTGGCGCTGGACTTCAAGCCCGACGCCGACAAGCTCGCCCACTGGGCCGAGATCGGCGTCACCGAGACGCTCTTCGGGCTCCCGGACCGTTCCGAGGCCGAGGTGGCCGCCTACGTGGAGCGCCTCGCCGCCAAGCTGGGCCTGAGCTCCTAG
- a CDS encoding DUF5336 domain-containing protein — MTYSSGSPGFQPNPPSGSYGPSTPSFAKTAEAESKLPFYLRIAVLALGLGVYLANFGLITNISAVDFPLVPPGGRLMVPLAVLAALLAGVSLLPKAKTHTAVVAVIASLGALTAISSVASTGAELWQWLILTFSVLQAVAAVGALLLEAGVVTAPAPRPKYDPYGQYGLPPGGNYYGQPGHQGQQNYGPQGQPGQPGPQQSSGYPAYGGYPSGPAGGGFGGQQNTATGGYNTGAHQTTGVSGFNTGANPAPSAPQGPPTPPTGFPSFGSPQTGGTGATGSTGATGSTSSTGSQSASGPGQGSTGGQQSQGGAASSGPAQP; from the coding sequence ATGACCTACTCGTCCGGGAGTCCCGGCTTCCAGCCGAACCCGCCGTCAGGCTCCTACGGGCCGTCGACCCCGTCGTTCGCCAAGACCGCCGAGGCCGAGAGCAAGCTGCCGTTCTATCTCCGGATCGCGGTGCTGGCGTTGGGGCTGGGTGTGTACCTGGCGAACTTCGGGCTGATCACGAACATCAGCGCGGTGGACTTCCCGCTCGTCCCGCCGGGCGGTCGGCTGATGGTTCCGTTGGCCGTGCTGGCCGCGCTGCTGGCCGGGGTGAGCCTGCTGCCCAAGGCGAAGACCCACACCGCGGTCGTCGCGGTGATCGCCTCGCTGGGTGCGTTGACGGCCATTTCCAGTGTCGCCTCCACCGGCGCCGAGCTGTGGCAGTGGCTGATCCTGACGTTCAGCGTGCTGCAGGCCGTCGCGGCAGTCGGGGCACTGCTGCTGGAGGCGGGCGTGGTGACCGCACCCGCGCCGCGTCCCAAGTACGACCCCTACGGCCAGTACGGGCTGCCGCCCGGCGGCAACTACTACGGCCAGCCCGGCCATCAGGGGCAACAGAACTACGGGCCCCAGGGCCAGCCGGGTCAGCCCGGACCCCAGCAGTCGTCCGGCTATCCGGCCTACGGCGGCTACCCGTCCGGGCCGGCCGGCGGGGGCTTCGGCGGGCAGCAGAACACGGCCACGGGCGGGTACAACACCGGCGCGCATCAGACCACCGGCGTCAGCGGGTTCAACACGGGCGCCAACCCGGCCCCGTCGGCGCCGCAGGGCCCGCCGACCCCGCCGACCGGCTTCCCCAGCTTCGGTTCGCCCCAGACCGGTGGCACGGGTGCGACGGGGAGCACGGGTGCAACGGGGAGTACGTCGTCGACCGGAAGCCAGAGCGCTTCGGGTCCGGGACAGGGCTCGACGGGCGGTCAGCAGTCGCAGGGCGGCGCCGCCTCGTCTGGGCCGGCGCAGCCCTAA
- a CDS encoding DUF6350 family protein encodes MTGGRPGTNPTRDLLRVAFGPSVVALTIIAAVTLLQLLIANSDMTGAFGAIASMWLAVHQVPISIGGRDLGVLPLLPVLLMVAGTARTTAQATSRGTSWFVVRWIVASAVGGPLLIAAIMLAIIHDAASVITELQTPVALTAFVHVFAVHAIGAAIGVATRLGSRAVAELRLPNWLGESVRAALAGMLALFGLAGVTTVLSLVWHWRTMHELYGITDSLFGQFSLTLLAVLYVPNVVVGATAMAVGSSAHIGPALFSAFTVLGGDIPALPILAAAPRPPLGPAWVALLIIGAAAGVAVGQQCARRPLPLLPALAKVATAALIAAVTMALLGAAGGGQLGNFGGVGVDQLTFGPAVFGWFLGIGALTVVMIGGVRRGAIAAPRRVLPPGPNRGTAPDPVAEPDPAPAAEPGRPQHDEAPAASEPPVPPEPDEPPEPDEVVDVVDEGGLRWTPAPEPSREAGTHPPIRPPGPLQDPEDLMFTDDDGYDR; translated from the coding sequence GTGACCGGCGGCAGACCAGGAACGAACCCGACGCGCGACCTGCTACGGGTCGCCTTCGGTCCGTCCGTCGTGGCGTTGACGATCATCGCGGCGGTGACGCTGCTGCAGTTGCTGATCGCCAACAGCGACATGACCGGGGCGTTCGGTGCGATCGCGAGCATGTGGCTGGCCGTGCACCAGGTTCCGATCTCGATCGGCGGCCGCGATCTGGGGGTGCTGCCCCTGCTGCCGGTGCTGCTGATGGTGGCGGGAACCGCGCGAACCACGGCGCAGGCCACCTCCCGGGGCACCTCCTGGTTCGTGGTCCGCTGGATCGTGGCGTCGGCGGTGGGCGGCCCACTGCTGATCGCGGCGATCATGCTGGCGATCATCCACGATGCCGCCTCGGTCATCACCGAACTGCAGACCCCGGTGGCCCTGACCGCCTTCGTCCACGTATTCGCCGTGCACGCGATCGGCGCGGCGATCGGTGTGGCGACACGGCTGGGTTCCCGGGCGGTAGCCGAACTGCGGCTGCCGAACTGGCTGGGCGAGTCGGTGCGAGCCGCGCTCGCCGGGATGCTGGCGCTGTTCGGTCTGGCCGGCGTGACGACGGTGCTCTCCCTGGTCTGGCACTGGCGGACCATGCACGAGCTCTACGGGATCACCGATTCGCTGTTCGGTCAGTTCAGCCTGACCCTGCTGGCGGTGCTGTATGTGCCCAACGTCGTGGTGGGAGCGACGGCGATGGCGGTCGGGTCCAGTGCACACATCGGTCCCGCGTTGTTCAGCGCGTTCACGGTGCTCGGCGGTGACATCCCGGCGTTGCCGATCCTGGCCGCGGCACCCCGTCCGCCGCTGGGGCCGGCGTGGGTGGCACTGCTGATCATCGGGGCCGCCGCGGGGGTGGCCGTCGGGCAGCAATGCGCCCGCCGGCCGCTGCCGCTGCTGCCGGCGTTGGCGAAGGTGGCCACCGCGGCACTGATCGCGGCGGTGACGATGGCGCTGCTCGGTGCCGCGGGCGGCGGACAGCTGGGCAATTTCGGTGGCGTCGGCGTGGATCAGCTGACCTTCGGTCCCGCGGTGTTCGGGTGGTTCCTGGGGATCGGCGCGTTGACGGTCGTGATGATCGGCGGGGTGCGCCGGGGCGCGATCGCCGCACCCCGGCGCGTACTGCCGCCCGGCCCGAACCGGGGTACCGCGCCCGATCCGGTCGCCGAACCGGACCCGGCCCCGGCCGCCGAGCCCGGGCGGCCGCAACACGACGAGGCGCCCGCGGCGTCCGAGCCACCCGTGCCACCCGAGCCCGACGAGCCGCCCGAGCCCGACGAGGTCGTCGACGTCGTCGACGAAGGCGGACTGCGGTGGACGCCGGCCCCGGAGCCGTCGCGCGAGGCCGGAACGCACCCGCCGATCAGGCCACCGGGGCCGCTGCAGGATCCCGAAGACCTGATGTTCACCGACGACGACGGGTACGACCGCTAA
- the purN gene encoding phosphoribosylglycinamide formyltransferase: MQPIHLAPSVPARLVVLASGTGSLLESLLAAAVGDYPARVVAVGADRDCRALEIAAAAGLPVFTVAMGDYPDRAAWDLALTEATAAHRPDLVVSAGFMKILGAHFLARFMGRTVNTHPALLPAFPGAHAVPDALAYGVKVTGCTVHLVDAGTDTGPVLAQEPVAVLDDDDEDTLHERIKTVERKLLVDVLAALATGGVTWNGRKATLG; the protein is encoded by the coding sequence GTGCAACCGATCCATCTGGCTCCCAGCGTCCCGGCACGGCTGGTGGTGCTGGCGTCCGGAACCGGGTCGCTGCTCGAATCGTTGCTCGCCGCGGCCGTCGGGGACTATCCGGCGCGGGTGGTGGCCGTCGGTGCCGACCGGGATTGCCGGGCCCTGGAGATCGCCGCCGCCGCCGGACTGCCGGTGTTCACCGTCGCGATGGGTGACTACCCGGACCGGGCGGCCTGGGACCTGGCGCTGACCGAGGCCACCGCGGCCCACCGCCCCGACCTGGTGGTCTCGGCGGGCTTCATGAAAATCCTGGGAGCGCACTTTCTGGCCCGGTTCATGGGCCGCACCGTCAACACCCACCCGGCGCTGTTGCCGGCCTTCCCGGGCGCGCACGCGGTGCCCGATGCGTTGGCCTACGGGGTGAAGGTCACCGGCTGCACCGTGCACCTGGTGGACGCCGGAACCGACACCGGCCCGGTGCTCGCCCAGGAACCCGTCGCCGTGCTCGACGACGACGACGAAGACACTTTGCATGAACGCATCAAGACGGTGGAGCGCAAGCTCCTGGTCGACGTGCTGGCCGCTCTGGCGACCGGTGGCGTGACGTGGAACGGACGAAAGGCAACCCTAGGATGA
- the purH gene encoding bifunctional phosphoribosylaminoimidazolecarboxamide formyltransferase/IMP cyclohydrolase, with protein sequence MTDGTRPIRRALISVYDKTGLVDLAAGLHAAGVDIVSTGSTAKTIAAQGIPVTPVEQVTGFPEVLDGRVKTLHPRVHAGLLADLRKPEHAAALDELEIAAFELVVVNLYPFSETVDSGAGIDECVEQIDIGGPSMIRAAAKNHPSVAVVVDPLGYDGVLAAVKAGGFTLAERKRLASLAFRHTAEYDVAVASWMCSTLAPEEPRQANPEWFGRTYRRAAQLRYGENPHQQAALYCDGGAWPGLAQADQLHGKEMSYNNFTDADAAWRAAFDHEQTCVAIIKHANPCGIAVSSTSVADAHRKAHECDPLSAFGGVIAANTEVSVEMAEYVSTIFTEVIVAPAYEPGAVEILARKKNIRVLLASEPLRGGTEWRQVSGGLLMQRRDELDADGDDPANWTLATGAPADPDTLADLVFAWRACRAVKSNAIVVAADGATIGVGMGQVNRVDAARLAVERGGERVAGAVAASDAFFPFPDGLQTLTAAGVKAIVHPGGSVRDDEVTAAAAEAGITLYLTGARHFAH encoded by the coding sequence ATGACCGACGGCACGCGACCCATTCGTCGGGCGCTCATCAGCGTCTACGACAAGACCGGCCTGGTGGATCTGGCCGCCGGCCTGCACGCCGCGGGCGTGGATATCGTCTCCACCGGATCTACCGCGAAGACGATTGCGGCCCAAGGTATTCCGGTGACCCCGGTCGAGCAGGTGACCGGATTCCCGGAGGTGCTCGACGGGCGGGTGAAGACCCTGCACCCGCGGGTGCACGCCGGGCTGCTGGCCGACCTGCGTAAGCCCGAGCACGCCGCGGCGCTCGACGAGCTGGAGATCGCCGCGTTCGAACTGGTGGTGGTCAACCTCTACCCGTTCAGCGAGACCGTGGACTCCGGCGCGGGCATCGACGAATGCGTCGAGCAGATCGACATCGGTGGGCCCTCGATGATCCGCGCGGCCGCCAAGAACCACCCCAGCGTCGCCGTGGTGGTCGACCCGCTGGGCTACGACGGCGTGCTGGCCGCGGTCAAGGCCGGCGGGTTCACCCTCGCCGAGCGGAAACGACTGGCGTCGTTGGCATTCCGGCACACCGCCGAGTACGACGTCGCGGTCGCGAGCTGGATGTGCTCGACACTGGCCCCCGAGGAGCCCCGCCAGGCGAACCCGGAATGGTTCGGCCGCACCTACCGGCGCGCCGCGCAGCTGCGCTACGGCGAGAACCCGCACCAGCAGGCCGCGCTCTACTGCGACGGCGGTGCCTGGCCGGGCTTGGCGCAGGCCGACCAGCTGCACGGAAAAGAGATGTCCTACAACAACTTCACCGATGCCGATGCCGCCTGGCGGGCCGCGTTCGACCACGAACAGACCTGCGTGGCGATCATCAAGCACGCCAACCCGTGCGGTATCGCGGTCTCATCGACCTCGGTGGCCGACGCCCACCGCAAGGCCCACGAATGTGACCCGCTCAGCGCGTTCGGCGGCGTGATCGCGGCCAACACCGAGGTCAGCGTCGAGATGGCCGAATACGTCAGCACCATCTTCACCGAGGTGATTGTGGCGCCGGCCTACGAGCCCGGCGCCGTCGAGATCCTGGCACGCAAGAAGAACATCCGCGTGCTGCTGGCGTCGGAACCGCTGCGCGGCGGCACCGAATGGCGCCAGGTCAGCGGCGGGCTGCTGATGCAGCGCCGCGACGAACTCGACGCCGACGGTGACGACCCGGCGAACTGGACGCTGGCCACCGGCGCCCCGGCCGACCCGGACACCCTGGCCGACCTGGTCTTCGCCTGGCGGGCCTGCCGGGCGGTCAAGTCCAACGCGATCGTGGTCGCCGCCGACGGCGCCACCATCGGAGTGGGCATGGGGCAGGTCAACCGGGTCGACGCGGCCCGGCTGGCGGTGGAGCGCGGCGGCGAGCGGGTGGCCGGCGCGGTGGCGGCCTCCGACGCCTTCTTCCCGTTCCCCGACGGTCTGCAGACCCTGACCGCGGCCGGGGTGAAGGCGATCGTGCACCCGGGCGGCTCGGTCCGCGACGACGAGGTGACCGCGGCGGCGGCCGAGGCCGGCATCACGCTGTACCTGACCGGGGCGCGGCACTTCGCGCACTGA